In Pelagibius sp. CAU 1746, the following proteins share a genomic window:
- a CDS encoding Hsp20/alpha crystallin family protein: protein MALRDLAPWHHGKSGTPALSDLQREVDRVFESFWNGLGSTSLLRENGGAMAFDVRVDTSEDDKAYHVTAELPGMTEKDIEVTFADNMLTISGEKKEEKEVKEENYHRRERSFGSFRRSFTLPSEVDEGKISAAFKDGIMTIDLPKVKSAQKKAKKITIQRGK, encoded by the coding sequence ATGGCTCTCAGAGATTTAGCCCCATGGCATCACGGCAAAAGCGGAACTCCGGCGCTGAGCGATCTGCAGCGGGAGGTCGACCGCGTTTTCGAAAGCTTCTGGAACGGCCTGGGCAGCACCTCGCTGCTGCGCGAAAACGGTGGTGCGATGGCCTTCGACGTACGCGTCGACACCAGTGAGGACGACAAGGCCTACCACGTGACCGCCGAGCTGCCCGGCATGACCGAGAAGGACATCGAGGTTACCTTCGCCGACAACATGCTGACCATCTCCGGCGAGAAGAAGGAGGAGAAGGAGGTCAAGGAGGAGAACTATCACCGCCGCGAGCGCTCCTTCGGCAGCTTCCGCCGCTCCTTCACCCTGCCCAGCGAGGTCGACGAAGGGAAGATCAGCGCCGCCTTCAAGGACGGCATCATGACCATCGACCTGCCCAAGGTGAAGTCGGCGC
- the meaB gene encoding methylmalonyl Co-A mutase-associated GTPase MeaB, translated as MTLQDLTAGGKAAMAEALAVLESAPDSPQTIGLLDTAFAAPRAQVVGITGPPGVGKSTLLGALIPKLRDSGRTVGVIAVDPSSRQTGGALLGDRLRLMTDPEDQGVFVRSMAARDRLGGLAEMTVGGMLLMRAVYDVVLIETVGVGQSETDVAWVADTVVFCVQPGSGDSLQFMKAGIMEIPDLTVVTKADMEAAQRTKADLKAALAHQRRRDGWTVPILPVGAQKGSGLAPLVEAIDRHRDWLGEAGRLEARRHANAKLWFREALTTRFGREGVKRAELLGCRMNLDRGDAPYERLADLSAAIVD; from the coding sequence ATGACCCTCCAGGACCTGACCGCCGGCGGCAAGGCCGCCATGGCGGAGGCCCTGGCGGTACTCGAATCCGCCCCTGACTCGCCCCAGACCATCGGCCTGCTGGACACGGCCTTCGCGGCGCCGCGCGCTCAGGTCGTGGGCATCACCGGCCCGCCCGGCGTCGGCAAGTCGACGCTGTTGGGCGCGCTGATTCCGAAGCTGCGCGACAGCGGCCGGACGGTCGGTGTCATCGCCGTCGATCCTTCCTCGCGGCAGACCGGCGGCGCTCTGCTGGGTGACCGCCTGCGCCTCATGACCGACCCTGAGGATCAAGGTGTCTTCGTGCGCTCCATGGCCGCGCGTGACCGCCTGGGCGGGCTGGCGGAGATGACCGTCGGCGGCATGCTGCTGATGCGCGCCGTCTACGACGTGGTGCTGATCGAGACCGTGGGCGTCGGCCAGTCGGAGACCGACGTGGCCTGGGTCGCCGACACCGTGGTGTTCTGCGTGCAGCCGGGCTCCGGCGATTCCCTGCAGTTCATGAAGGCCGGCATCATGGAGATTCCGGACCTGACGGTGGTCACCAAGGCCGACATGGAGGCCGCCCAGCGCACCAAGGCCGACCTGAAGGCCGCCCTGGCCCACCAGCGCCGCCGCGACGGCTGGACCGTGCCGATCCTGCCGGTGGGCGCGCAGAAGGGATCGGGCCTCGCGCCTTTGGTGGAGGCCATCGACCGCCACCGCGACTGGCTCGGCGAGGCCGGCCGCCTGGAGGCGCGCCGCCACGCCAACGCCAAGCTGTGGTTCCGCGAGGCGCTGACCACCCGTTTCGGGCGCGAAGGCGTGAAGCGCGCGGAGTTGCTGGGCTGCCGCATGAACCTGGACCGCGGCGACGCTCCCTACGAGCGCCTCGCCGACCTTTCGGCCGCCATCGTCGACTGA